In Salvelinus alpinus chromosome 30, SLU_Salpinus.1, whole genome shotgun sequence, a single genomic region encodes these proteins:
- the LOC139560656 gene encoding protein-L-isoaspartate O-methyltransferase domain-containing protein 1-like, translating to MGGAVSAGEDNDDLIDNLKEAQYIRTDHVEQAFRAIDRGDYYLVGYRDNAYKDLAWKHGNIHLSAPCIYSEVMEALKLQQGLSFLNLGSGTGYLSTMVGLIIGPFGVNHGVELHRDVVDYAKEKLDDFIKNSDSFDKFEFCEPIFMVGNCLEISSDSHQYDRIYCGAGVQKDHENYMKILLKVGGILVMPIEDQLTQITRTGQCSWESKNILAVSFAPLVQQNRAEGSKPDTVELPPVSVRSLQDLSRIYIRRTLRDLTNEESPDNGLVKRAPQKRKRRRCRRRRINTYVFVGNQLIPQAVESEEDERIEEEQHKEEQETQEKEGERDIGSIEILKAVNLLRDKIMTLPLPESLKAYLLHYREK from the exons ATGGGGGGTGCGGTGAGTGCCGGGGAGGACAACGATGATCTGATTGACAACCTGAAGGAGGCGCAGTACATCCGTACGGACCACGTTGAGCAGGCCTTCAGGGCCATCGACCGCGGGGACTACTACCTGGTTGGCTACAg GGACAATGCCTACAAGGACCTGGCTTGGAAGCATGGCAACATTCACCTGTCTGCCCCCTGTATCTACTCTGAGGTGATGGAGGCGCTGAAGCTGCAGCAGGGACTGTCCTTCCTCAACCTGGGCAGTGGGACTGGGTACCTCAGCACCATGGTGGGACTCATCATAG GTCCATTTGGAGTGAACCATGGAGTTGAGCTCCACAGGGATGTGGTGGATTACGCCAAGGAGAAACTGGATGACTTCATCAAGAATAGTGACAGCTTTGATAA GTTTGAGTTCTGTGAACCCATCTTCATGGTGGGCAACTGTCTGGAGATCTCGTCAGACAGCCACCAATACGACCGTATCTACTGTGGTGCGGGGGTGCAGAAGGATCATGAAAATTACATGAAAATCCTGCTCAAAGTGGGGGGTATTCTAGTGATGCCTATAGAAGATCAG CTGACCCAGATCACCAGGACTGGTCAGTGTTCCTGGGAGAGTAAGAATATCCTGGCTGTGTCGTTCGCTCCTCTGGTCCAGCAGAACAGAGCTGAGGGAAGCAAGCCGGATACAGTAGAACTGC ccccGGTGTCTGTCAGGAGCCTTCAGGACCTGTCTCGCATCTACATCCGCCGCACACTCCGAGATCTGACCAACGAGGAGAGCCCTGACAACGGCCTGGTGAAGAGGGCGCCCCAGAAACGCAAGCGCAGGCGTTGCCGGCGGCGACGTATTAACACTTACGTCTTTGTGGGCAACCAGCTGATCCCCCAAGCCGTGGAGAGCGAGGAGGACGAACGGATCGAGGAGGAGCAGcacaaggaggagcaggagacgcaggagaaggagggggagagagacattggCAGCATTGAGATACTGAAGGCAGTAAATCTACTGCGAGATAAAATCATGACTTTACCTCTGCCTGAATCGCTGAAGGCCTATCTGTTACACTACCGAGAAAAATGA